In one window of Primulina tabacum isolate GXHZ01 chromosome 8, ASM2559414v2, whole genome shotgun sequence DNA:
- the LOC142554665 gene encoding uncharacterized protein LOC142554665 — MFNRLTLDVPTCATETKTTAFTKGLREGEFFRSLTKKVPGDFEDLLSQAEKYNNIEEAQKQKREAVRRERGDRVAKPDEKGQRRGNQGHFSHHVPLKIIQDREVREYSRDLPPYHQLTRTEKRGFCILHKPGPSAREDSRNAPRSDLSRRRDPEPDRRKTSPPVSWVIKMISGGSIDGDSNRARKSKSRRECMEVEGVRKYEAIIIFGPEDLKGVNLPHNDVLVIQAQVANYDILRVFVDSDSSVNVIFKEAFAQMNLQGFQLETVETALFWFCWPCYLS; from the exons ATGTTTAACAGACTTACTCTTGATGTTCCCACCTGTGCCACCGAGACCAAGACCACGGCATTCACCAAGGGGCTGAGGGAGGGTGAATTTTTCCGATCATTGACAAAGAAGGTGCCCGGGGATTTTGAGGATTTGTTATCCCAGGCAGAGAAGTATAACAATATAGAGGAGGCGCAGAAGCAGAAGAGAGAGGCTGTAAGAAGGGAGAGAGGAGATCGGGTAGCTAAACCCGATGAGAAGGGGCAGAGAAGGGGTAACCAGGGGCATTTCTCACATCATGTGCCCTTGAAAATTATCCAGGATAGGGAAGTTCGGGAATACAGCAGGGATTTGCCCCCATATCATCAGCTTACCAGGACCGAGAAGAGGGGATTTTGCATACTCCATAAG CCAGGACCCAGTGCCAGGGAAGATTCAAGAAATGCCCCGAGGAGTGATTTGAGTAGAAGAAGAGATCCAGAGCCCGATAGGAGGAAGACCTCACCCCCTGTCTCTTGGGTAATCAAGATGATATCTGGAGGCTCCATTGATGGAGATTCCAATCGGGCAAGGAAGTCAAAGAGTAGGAGGGAGTGTATGGAGGTGGAGGGAGTAAGGAAGTATGAAGCAATCATTATTTTTGGTCCTGAGGATCTCAAGGGTGTCAATCTTCCCCACAATGATGTCCTGGTGATCCAAGCCCAGGTGGCCAACTATGATATTCTGAGAGTTTTTGTGGACTCGGACAGTTCTGTTAATGTCATATTCAAAGAGGCCTTTGCACAAATGAATTTGCAGGGATTTCAGCTGGAGACTGTGGAAACAGCACTTTTTTGGTTTTGCTGGCCATGCTATTTATCCTGA